A region of Mugil cephalus isolate CIBA_MC_2020 chromosome 3, CIBA_Mcephalus_1.1, whole genome shotgun sequence DNA encodes the following proteins:
- the lingo1b gene encoding leucine-rich repeat and immunoglobulin-like domain-containing nogo receptor-interacting protein 1-B, which produces MTVLVSSRMVFGEAGGHSYLVACWQPILILMLGTVLSGSTTGCPSRCDCNAQERSVVCHRRRLAALPEGIPTETRLLDLSKNRLKTLGPEEFINYPQLEELQLNENTISSIEPGAFGNLMNLRTLGLRNNQLKLIQLGVFTGLTNLTQLDISENKIVILLDYMFQELYNLRALEVGDNDLVFISPRSFHGLSNLESLNIEGYNLPSVPTDALSHLHNLLSLRLCYLNVTVIRDYSFKRLYRLRVLEISHMSALDTMTPKCLFGLNLTSLSVTNCNLSAIPYQAISHLRHLRFLNLSFNPIETVEGNQLFNLQKLQAFHLAGGKLRAIEPYSFRGLNHLRVLNVSGNSLSTLEEAVFHSVGNLETLALYDNPLACDCRLLWVFRRRWRLNFNRQQPMCASPDVVKGKEFKDFPDVLPQDYFICQKSKILDYKVQESHVDEGTTVHFTCQAEGDPVPVIMWLSPKKEYITTKTVGSRLSVSNEGTLEVRYAQIQDNGTYLCIASNAAGNDTKAAHLFVHSYSPNWPHQPNKTFAFISNQPSDEGANVTRSTVPFPFDVKTLIIATTMGFISFLGVVLFCLVILFLWSRGKDNTKSSIEVEYVPRKEETEEASPTEAPVQFNMKIM; this is translated from the coding sequence GTAAGCAGTAGGATGGTGTTCGGAGAGGCAGGAGGGCACAGCTACTTGGTGGCTTGCTGGCAGCCCATCCTGATCCTGATGCTCGGCACCGTCCTTTCTGGCTCCACCACCGGTTGCCCGTCCCGATGCGACTGCAACGCTCAGGAGCGTTCAGTCGTGTGCCACCGACGGAGGTTGGCAGCTCTTCCTGAGGGTATTCCCACTGAAACAAGGCTCTTGGACCTCAGCAAGAACCGTCTGAAAACTCTGGGGCCCGAGGAGTTCATTAATTAccctcagctggaggagctgcaacTTAATGAAAACACCATTTCGTCCATTGAGCCTGGGGCGTTTGGCAACCTTATGAACCTACGAACTTTAGGTTTGCGCAACAACCAGCTGAAGCTCATTCAGTTGGGGGTGTTCACAGGCCTGACCAACCTCACACAGCTGGATATTAGTGAGAACAAAATTGTCATTCTGCTTGACTATATGTTCCAGGAGCTGTACAACCTGAGGGCTCTGGAGGTCGGAGACAATGACCTGGTGTTCATCTCACCTCGATCATTTCATGGTCTCAGCAACCTCGAAAGCCTCAACATCGAGGGATACAATCTGCCTTCAGTTCCCACTGATGCCCTTAGCCATCTGCATAACCTGTTGTCACTTCGATTATGCTATCTTAACGTCACTGTCATAAGGGATTACTCTTTCAAGAGGCTGTATCGGCTGAGAGTGCTGGAGATTTCTCATATGTCTGCTCTGGATACTATGACTCCAAAATGCTTGTTTGGACTCAATCTTACGTCATTGTCCGTCACAAATTGTAATCTTAGTGCTATCCCCTACCAAGCCATCAGTCACCTAAGGCATCTTCGGTTTCTGAATCTGTCTTTCAATCCCATTGAGACTGTGGAAGGGAACCAACTGTTCAATCTACAGAAGCTGCAGGCTTTTCATTTGGCTGGTGGCAAATTGAGAGCCATTGAACCCTACTCTTTCCGAGGACTCAACCACCTTCGTGTACTCAATGTATCCGGCAACAGCCTGAGCACCCTGGAAGAGGCCGTCTTCCACTCAGTGGGAAACCTGGAGACCTTGGCTTTGTATGACAACCCTTTGGCCTGCGACTGTCGCTTGCTCTGGGTCTTCCGTCGACGATGGAGGCTCAACTTCAACAGACAACAGCCCATGTGTGCTTCGCCTGACGTTGTGAAGGGAAAGGAGTTCAAGGATTTCCCAGACGTGCTCCCACAAGACTATTTCATCTGCCAGAAATCAAAAATCTTGGATTACAAGGTTCAAGAAAGCCACGTAGATGAAGGAACAACGGTTCATTTTACCTGCCAAGCTGAGGGAGACCCAGTTCCTGTGATAATGTGGCTATCTCCTAAGAAGGAATACATCACTACCAAAACTGTTGGATCAAGACTTTCTGTGTCTAATGAGGGTACACTGGAGGTCCGTTATGCCCAAATCCAGGACAATGGCACCTACTTGTGCATTGCAAGTAATGCAGCAGGAAATGACACGAAAGCTGCACATCTTTTTGTGCACAGCTACTCCCCGAATTGGCCCCACCAGCCAAACAAGACATTTGCCTTCATTTCCAATCAGCCAAGCGACGAAGGTGCTAATGTGACCAGATCCACGGTTCCGTTTCCATTTGACGTAAAGACACTCATCATTGCAACTACCATGGGATTTATCT